The nucleotide sequence GTGGCGCGGCGATGTAAGTACCGATCAAGTGGCGGGGCTCCTATTTGGTTTTGCATTTGCCTATGATTTGACAGCCGACGATGCGGAAAAAGAGCGAATTAAATGGGATGTTACTGCCATTGTAGATCGGATCTGCAAGCATGAAATGCAGATTGTAGATGTGGACGATAAACCAACCCGTTGGGGACGTTATGGGCCAAAGTATGTTATGCGCGGCGAAGCGATGAATGCATTGCTTTGGCTTCAAGCCTTGAAAGTGGCTGCTCATGTAACGAAAGAAAGTTACTATGAAAACTTATATAAACATTGGGCTGAAGAAGAACAATATCTTGAAATCGCGTCTAAAGCCAGACGCATGGCGGCACCCAGATTTGTGAACTATAGCGACGATGTCTTACTATTTCTTGCCTATTTGCCTTTATTGGTGTATGAAACAGAAGAGAATGTCCGTGTCAAAATTCAGGAGAGTCTGAACCGTACATGGATCGGTACCGATAAGTTTCCCGGTAAGATGCCGGAACAAAATCCTTTGTTTGCCTTTCTGGCCGCGAAATATTTGGGCGACAAAGCTCATGTAGAGGGCGCCCTAGAAACGTTGCAACAGTTTCCATTTGATATGAAGTGGAATCAAGACACCCTCGAAAGCTACACAACAAAATTCGAGCTGCAACTCAAGCCAATCATTCCGAAGGTTGACCTCAAGGAGGGCGACTTGGTGCCCATGGCGTACCGTAGCAAAGCTTGGTCTGCTTGGGTGCAAAACCCCTATTATAGCGCTGGAGATCGATCAAAAGATGATCCTATGGAATTTAATGGACACGATTATCTTCTCGCTTATTGGATGGGGCGCTATTTTTCCCTTATAGATGAAACAAAATAGAACTTTATTCTTATAACTGACCTCCGTCATAGAAAGTATATTTAGTGTGTTGCAGTTTGTGATTCTTGGAAGCAGCAGCAGTGGCAATGCCATGTTGATATCTTCTGAAAAAACAAAGCTATTGCTGGATAGCGGTTTCAGTTTTAGGAGACTGTCCGAACGCTTAGAAAAGCTTGGCGTCCCTGTGGACGCTTTGGATGCGGTCTTGATTACCCATGAACACACCGACCATGTTCAATGTTTGGGTACCCTTGCAAGAAAAACAAAGGTACCCGTTTTCATGACCTATGGATGCGCCGATGCCTTGCCCGCTTCTATCGGTCGTCTTCCCAAAATAGAATGTTTTGAATCCGGCGCATCCTTTTCAATTGGCGATATTTTGATCACGAGTTTCGCCGTCTCTCACGATGCAGCCGATCCTGTCAATTATACTTTTGAATGCGGCGGCGTCAAATTGGGTACGGCTACAGATTTTGGGCATTGTTCACACCTCATTCGCACACGATTAGCCGGTTCCAATGCACTGGTAATTGAATCCAATTATTGTCCGGAAATGCTCAGAAAAGGACCGTACCCGCCACAGATACAGCAGCGTATCCATGGACGTTACGGACATCTTTCTAATCATGATGT is from Candidatus Hydrogenedentota bacterium and encodes:
- a CDS encoding MBL fold metallo-hydrolase; translated protein: MLISSEKTKLLLDSGFSFRRLSERLEKLGVPVDALDAVLITHEHTDHVQCLGTLARKTKVPVFMTYGCADALPASIGRLPKIECFESGASFSIGDILITSFAVSHDAADPVNYTFECGGVKLGTATDFGHCSHLIRTRLAGSNALVIESNYCPEMLRKGPYPPQIQQRIHGRYGHLSNHDVQALLKDISHDALQLVVLTHISRDNNCPDLACRLAREALESWPVDVRVADADITSPVFEVSL